In a single window of the Entelurus aequoreus isolate RoL-2023_Sb linkage group LG16, RoL_Eaeq_v1.1, whole genome shotgun sequence genome:
- the tmem71 gene encoding transmembrane protein 71, with product MSLFFSGAVTSSPIKKRLRSSAAYQSLDVSLLSPDSSYVCDLTAQGSSHRCCCRRSPRLLTNGYYAVTDDSFLRDDHGNVSLTPCTASVSYKENVHRVFRRRRRPRSSLVRLLSGVSETCQSWLDHKVFRGVFGTGQQLDQDRDQGREPLEDWARTEGFTTLEEPSSSGLVSPEPDDSCSFFTYDPTEAPPPADKVAQPSKQILLEICSEICQSKEHFTQSIGGLSEVPPPSAFYTNDCLQVAPECTAMKTLVVFMLAVFVLWSCFPWSAGVMACTVLVACAMLAACTFVSRSGQMGRWRQAKTEDITSRNE from the exons ATGTCTCTCTTCTTTTCTGGAGCGGTCACTA GTTCACCAATAAAAAAGCGTCTGCGGTCTAGCGCCGCCTACCAAAG CCTAGACGTGTCCCTCCTGTCTCCCGACTCCTCGTATGTGTGTGATTTGACTGCGCAGGGCAGCAGCCATCGATGTTGCTGCCGCCGCTCGCCACGCCTTCTCACCAACGGTTACTACGCCGTCACCGACGACAGCTTCCTCCGGGACGACCATGGCAATGTGTCTTTGACGCCATGCACCGCCAGCGTGTCCTATAAGGAGAACGTCCACAG AGTGTTCCGGCGTAGACGTAGACCCCGCAGTTCGCTGGTTCGCCTGCTGAGCGGCGTCTCTGAAACCTGCCAGTCTTGGCTGGACCACAAAGTCTTCAGGGGCGTGTTTGGGACAGGCCAGCAACTAGATCAGGACAGAGACCAAGGCCGTGAGCCTTTAGAAGACTGGGCCAGGACAGAAGGTTTTACCACATTGGAGGAGCCGAGCTCGTCAGGGCTGGTCAGTCCAGAACCAGACGACAGCTGCAGCTTCTTCACATACG ACCCAACTGAAGCACCGCCCCCCGCAGACAAAGTGGCACAGCCCTCCAAGCAGATCCTCCTGGAGATTTGCTCAGAAATCTGTCAATCAAAGGAGCACTTTACCCAGTCAATAGGCGGACTCTCTGAAGTCCCACCTCCTTCTGCCTTCTACACCAATGACTGCCTTCAGGTGGCACCTGAATGCACAG CGATGAAGACTCTTGTGGTCTTCATGTTGGCCGTGTTCGTGTTGTGGAG CTGCTTTCCGTGGAGCGCGGGCGTGATGGCGTGCACGGTGCTGGTGGCGTGCGCAATGCTGGCCGCGTGCACAT TCGTCAGCAGGTCAGGTCAAATGGGCCGGTGGAGGCAGGCCAAGACGGAG GATATTACATCACGAAACGAGTGA